From Phenylobacterium montanum, the proteins below share one genomic window:
- a CDS encoding aminotransferase-like domain-containing protein — translation MNALSSSEHIADAIDWAAAFSSYGRRATASEIRELLKLLDQPGIISFAGGIPDPALFPLEILAEAHARVFADPALAQAALQYSVSEGYRPLRDRLAQTWRDQGVELDADNILITNGSQQALDLIGRLFLDPGDVVLSARPTYLGALQAFNAAAPRHGDLADLATGPKAKLAYVMPDFANPTGETMGMNQRSALLADAEARGVTVVEDGAYVSLSYDGEPPPSLLALEAAAKGSVDPGRVIHCGTFSKTIVPGLRVGWIVAPRPVIRKLVLLKQAADLHTSSLAQIVLADVLDHLGPGHIQALRAAYGERRDAMLAALDRHMPPGVSWSRPKGGMFVWVDLPEGQDGAALLQRAIETERVAFVPGGAFFATEPRRNSLRLAFSLSDPATIEEGVARLGRLLRSEAAR, via the coding sequence ATGAACGCCCTCTCCTCTTCCGAACACATCGCCGACGCCATCGACTGGGCCGCCGCCTTTTCCAGCTACGGCCGCCGCGCCACCGCCTCCGAGATCCGCGAACTGCTCAAGCTGCTGGACCAGCCGGGCATCATCTCCTTCGCCGGCGGCATCCCCGACCCGGCCCTGTTTCCTCTGGAGATCCTCGCAGAGGCCCACGCCCGCGTGTTCGCCGACCCCGCCCTCGCCCAGGCGGCGCTGCAATATTCGGTCAGCGAAGGCTATCGCCCCCTCCGCGATCGCCTGGCTCAGACCTGGCGCGACCAGGGCGTCGAGCTGGATGCGGACAACATCCTGATCACCAACGGCTCGCAGCAGGCGTTGGACCTGATCGGCCGGCTGTTCCTCGATCCGGGCGATGTCGTGCTCAGCGCCCGGCCGACCTACCTGGGCGCGCTGCAGGCTTTCAACGCCGCCGCCCCGCGCCACGGCGACCTGGCTGACCTGGCCACAGGCCCGAAGGCCAAGCTGGCCTATGTCATGCCCGACTTCGCCAATCCCACCGGCGAGACCATGGGCATGAACCAGCGCAGCGCCCTCCTGGCCGACGCCGAGGCCCGCGGCGTGACCGTGGTCGAGGACGGCGCCTATGTCAGCCTGAGCTACGACGGCGAGCCGCCGCCTTCGCTGCTGGCCCTGGAGGCCGCCGCCAAGGGGTCTGTGGACCCGGGCCGGGTGATCCACTGCGGCACCTTCTCCAAGACCATCGTCCCGGGCCTGCGGGTCGGCTGGATCGTCGCGCCGCGGCCGGTGATCCGCAAACTGGTGCTGTTGAAACAGGCGGCGGACCTGCACACCAGCTCCCTGGCCCAGATCGTCCTCGCCGACGTGCTAGATCACCTGGGCCCCGGCCATATCCAGGCCCTGCGCGCGGCCTACGGCGAGCGCCGCGACGCCATGCTGGCGGCCCTGGACCGGCACATGCCGCCCGGCGTCTCCTGGTCGCGGCCCAAGGGCGGGATGTTCGTCTGGGTCGACCTGCCCGAAGGTCAGGACGGCGCTGCGCTCTTGCAGCGGGCCATCGAGACCGAGCGGGTGGCCTTCGTGCCCGGCGGCGCCTTCTTCGCCACAGAACCCCGGCGCAACAGCCTGCGCCTGGCCTTCTCGCTCAGCGACCCGGCCACCATCGAGGAAGGCGTGGCCCGGCTGGGCCGGCTGCTCAGGAGCGAGGCGGCCCGCTGA
- a CDS encoding protease pro-enzyme activation domain-containing protein, producing the protein MANTDTVVLANSAFSIPPGARAVRRTDPNRWIELTVGVRRKAALMALSAWEEIPPSQRMPLSRADLARHHGPDSAALETVTNWAEARGLLVTREDKVGSHIGLAGTAASLAEAFEVELFDFEHPELGEFHARTGMLHAPPAVARCITGVFGFNNHAILKPPAEEVGVAGPWSAPAALARIHSCPAANVPGRTIGLVAFGSASQTADVAAYLSRLGLARPNVQVVPGSSASGGAAARPKLVVYFSTYDEKGLVDVLSTVIGDAANDPSVLSIGWGERVAPAFAGSPAWAPPLIEHIAESFLVAAHLGVSIIAGGGGTGLATETRADRAPAGPLLNTLIARLKSMLYLDRVAGGDTADLLAAFR; encoded by the coding sequence ATGGCGAACACCGACACGGTGGTCCTGGCGAACAGCGCATTTTCCATCCCTCCCGGTGCGCGCGCGGTCCGCAGGACCGATCCCAATCGCTGGATCGAACTGACCGTCGGCGTGCGCCGCAAGGCGGCCCTCATGGCGCTCTCGGCCTGGGAAGAAATCCCGCCCAGCCAGCGGATGCCGCTCAGCCGCGCCGACCTCGCCCGGCATCACGGCCCGGACTCGGCCGCGCTCGAGACCGTCACCAACTGGGCCGAGGCCCGCGGCCTCCTGGTCACCCGCGAGGACAAGGTCGGATCTCACATCGGCCTTGCTGGTACGGCCGCGAGCCTGGCCGAAGCCTTCGAGGTGGAACTGTTCGATTTCGAGCACCCTGAGCTCGGCGAATTCCATGCCCGCACCGGCATGCTGCACGCGCCGCCGGCGGTCGCCCGTTGCATCACCGGCGTGTTCGGCTTCAACAACCACGCGATCCTGAAGCCGCCAGCGGAGGAAGTGGGCGTCGCTGGACCCTGGTCGGCGCCCGCGGCCCTGGCGCGGATTCATAGCTGCCCGGCGGCCAATGTGCCCGGGCGGACCATCGGCCTTGTGGCCTTCGGCTCCGCCAGCCAGACTGCGGACGTCGCCGCCTATCTCAGCCGCCTCGGCCTGGCTCGCCCGAACGTACAGGTGGTGCCGGGTTCGTCAGCTTCCGGCGGGGCGGCGGCGCGGCCCAAGCTGGTGGTCTATTTCTCGACCTATGACGAGAAGGGGCTGGTGGACGTGCTGTCGACCGTGATCGGCGACGCCGCCAACGACCCGTCGGTGCTGTCGATCGGCTGGGGCGAGCGGGTCGCGCCGGCCTTCGCGGGGTCCCCAGCCTGGGCGCCGCCCCTGATTGAGCACATCGCCGAGAGCTTCCTGGTGGCCGCGCACCTGGGTGTTTCGATTATCGCCGGCGGGGGTGGAACCGGCCTCGCGACGGAGACCCGCGCCGACCGCGCCCCAGCCGGGCCACTGCTGAACACCCTGATCGCGCGACTGAAGTCAATGCTTTATCTCGACCGGGTGGCGGGCGGCGACACCGCCGATCTCCTGGCCGCCTTCCGCTGA
- a CDS encoding polysaccharide biosynthesis/export family protein, translated as MTGVGRFLRVAAACTVIAWTGASAVRAAPGPASPTVTAYRLGVADRLRITVFNEPDLTGEFVVNANGSIAFPLVGQVKAVGRTKEQVGAELTRKLADGYLRQPQVSIDVVGFRPFYIMGEVNKPGEYPYEPGLTVLDAVAAAQGFTYRADKQHVFVRHERQTAEARDPLKSGMAVRPGDTLRIGERYF; from the coding sequence ATGACCGGGGTTGGCAGGTTTCTGCGTGTGGCGGCAGCCTGTACGGTCATAGCTTGGACCGGCGCCAGCGCCGTGCGGGCCGCGCCGGGCCCGGCGTCTCCCACCGTCACCGCCTACCGGCTCGGTGTCGCAGACCGGCTGAGGATCACTGTGTTCAATGAGCCGGATTTGACCGGCGAATTCGTCGTCAACGCCAATGGCTCCATCGCCTTTCCGCTGGTCGGCCAGGTGAAGGCTGTGGGGCGCACGAAGGAACAGGTCGGCGCCGAACTGACCCGCAAGCTTGCCGACGGCTATCTGCGCCAGCCGCAGGTCAGCATCGACGTAGTCGGCTTTCGCCCCTTCTACATCATGGGCGAGGTCAACAAGCCGGGCGAGTATCCCTATGAGCCGGGACTGACAGTGCTGGACGCGGTCGCCGCGGCCCAGGGCTTCACCTACCGGGCCGACAAGCAGCACGTCTTCGTGCGGCATGAGCGCCAGACGGCCGAGGCGCGGGACCCGCTGAAGTCGGGCATGGCGGTGCGGCCGGGCGATACGCTGCGCATCGGCGAGCGTTATTTCTAG
- a CDS encoding GlxA family transcriptional regulator — MTRPEPGKALSIGVILAENFTLSAFSLFVDQLRLAADEGDLSRPILCSWKTMASDPDGVKASCGVKVGGTSPLSDPTQFDYIAVVGGLLHAGKQVDQATIAYLKQAAAAHVPLIGICTGSFILARAGLMHGRRCCVSWYHRQDFIDEFPDHLPVADRMFVVDGDRITCSGGGGAADLASWLIEKRLGAATAQKARHVLLLDRARHGNDAQPHPPISTAAPKGVEDPRVRRALLMMEQHLTNPMPITEIADRLRLSTRHLERLFRDAVGVRPAIFYRELRLRYARWLLDHTDRSVTDIALEAGFADCAHFSRQFKAMAGVSPSERRTAARQNEIAPAFMTVGSHHLAGVRLFE, encoded by the coding sequence ATGACCCGCCCCGAACCCGGCAAGGCCCTGTCGATCGGCGTCATCCTGGCCGAGAATTTCACCCTCTCGGCCTTCTCCCTGTTCGTCGACCAGCTTCGGCTGGCGGCGGACGAGGGCGACCTGTCGCGGCCGATCCTCTGCTCCTGGAAGACCATGGCCAGCGACCCGGACGGGGTGAAGGCCAGTTGCGGGGTCAAGGTCGGCGGCACCAGCCCGCTCTCCGACCCGACCCAGTTCGACTACATCGCCGTGGTCGGCGGCCTGTTGCACGCCGGCAAGCAGGTCGATCAGGCGACCATCGCCTACCTGAAGCAGGCTGCGGCGGCGCACGTGCCGCTGATCGGCATCTGCACCGGCAGTTTCATCCTGGCCCGCGCGGGGCTGATGCATGGCCGCCGCTGCTGCGTCAGCTGGTATCACCGCCAGGACTTCATCGACGAGTTCCCCGACCACCTGCCGGTGGCCGACCGCATGTTCGTGGTCGACGGCGACCGCATTACCTGCTCCGGCGGCGGCGGGGCGGCGGACCTGGCCTCGTGGCTGATCGAAAAGCGCCTGGGCGCGGCCACGGCGCAGAAGGCGCGGCACGTCTTGCTGCTCGACCGCGCCCGTCACGGGAACGACGCCCAGCCGCACCCGCCGATCTCGACCGCCGCGCCCAAGGGGGTGGAGGATCCGCGCGTGCGCCGGGCGCTCTTGATGATGGAGCAGCACCTGACCAACCCCATGCCGATCACCGAGATCGCCGATCGGCTCAGGCTCTCGACCAGGCACCTGGAGCGGCTGTTCCGCGACGCCGTAGGCGTCAGGCCGGCGATTTTCTATCGCGAGCTTCGTCTGCGCTACGCCCGCTGGCTCTTGGACCACACCGACCGCTCGGTGACCGACATCGCTCTGGAAGCCGGCTTCGCCGACTGCGCCCACTTCTCACGCCAGTTCAAGGCCATGGCCGGGGTGAGTCCGTCGGAGCGCCGCACCGCCGCCCGCCAGAACGAGATCGCCCCGGCCTTCATGACCGTCGGAAGCCATCACCTCGCCGGGGTGCGCCTGTTCGAATAG
- a CDS encoding class I adenylate-forming enzyme family protein, which translates to MYRVLLEKSYFPAVSDGPVEAISIGELLRRRAQAMGDAPALKALGYDGQIGRTWTFGQLLADAERLGRALASRHAPGARIAVYANNVPEWVLLEFGAALAGMVLVTVNPAFQKRELKYVLEQSRAEAIYYVEAFRGNPMRAIADEACDEVPAVGHRILMTDHAALFAGHEAGVLPQVSPHDVAQIQYTSGTTGFPKGALLHHHGLVRNAAALAARMDLKPGDIAVHNMPLFHTSGCGILVLGCVGVGATMLLAPAFDPGMIVEVIERERPRFVLGVPTMLVALTDEAERSGRDVSSVERMMSGGSMVAPDLARRAQAVFGAVVQIVYGQTEASPGITLGWHDDTLEDLTETIGQPLPDMEVAILHPRTGEVLPVGEQGEICTRGYHVMTGYNNNPEATAQAIDRDGWLHTGDLGRMDARGYLSVTGRVKEMIIRGGENLFPAEIENALLEHADIGEVAAVGVPDPVYGEQVACFMRASGERRPEARELKAFIRERLSPQKTPHYWIWVEAWPLTGSGKIQKFVLAEQFGRGEHETFQA; encoded by the coding sequence ATGTATCGGGTCTTGCTCGAGAAATCCTATTTCCCGGCGGTTTCGGACGGGCCGGTCGAGGCGATTTCGATCGGCGAGCTGCTGCGTCGGCGGGCGCAGGCCATGGGCGACGCGCCGGCGCTGAAGGCATTGGGCTACGACGGTCAGATTGGCCGAACCTGGACCTTCGGCCAGCTCCTGGCCGACGCGGAAAGGCTCGGGCGGGCTCTGGCCAGCCGGCATGCGCCGGGCGCGCGCATCGCGGTCTACGCCAACAACGTGCCGGAATGGGTGCTGCTGGAGTTCGGCGCGGCCCTGGCCGGGATGGTGCTGGTCACCGTCAATCCGGCCTTTCAGAAGCGCGAGCTGAAGTACGTGCTGGAGCAGTCCAGGGCCGAGGCGATCTACTATGTCGAGGCGTTTCGCGGCAATCCGATGCGGGCGATCGCAGACGAGGCCTGCGACGAGGTTCCGGCGGTGGGCCACCGCATCCTGATGACCGATCACGCGGCCTTGTTCGCCGGCCACGAGGCGGGCGTCCTGCCGCAGGTCTCGCCGCACGACGTCGCCCAGATCCAATACACCTCCGGCACCACCGGCTTTCCCAAGGGCGCGCTCCTGCACCATCACGGCCTGGTGCGGAATGCGGCCGCCCTCGCGGCGCGCATGGACCTGAAACCGGGCGACATCGCTGTGCACAACATGCCGCTGTTCCACACCAGCGGCTGCGGCATCCTGGTGCTCGGGTGCGTCGGGGTCGGGGCGACCATGCTGCTGGCGCCGGCCTTCGACCCCGGCATGATCGTCGAGGTGATCGAGCGGGAGCGCCCACGCTTTGTCCTCGGCGTGCCGACCATGCTGGTCGCCCTGACCGACGAGGCCGAGCGCAGCGGGCGCGATGTTTCTTCGGTCGAGCGGATGATGTCGGGCGGCTCGATGGTGGCGCCGGATCTGGCGCGAAGGGCCCAGGCGGTGTTCGGCGCCGTGGTGCAGATCGTCTACGGCCAGACCGAGGCCTCGCCGGGGATCACTCTGGGCTGGCATGACGACACGCTGGAGGATCTGACCGAGACCATCGGCCAACCCCTGCCGGACATGGAGGTGGCGATCCTGCATCCACGCACCGGCGAGGTGCTGCCGGTCGGCGAGCAGGGCGAGATCTGCACCCGCGGCTACCATGTGATGACCGGCTACAACAACAATCCCGAGGCCACCGCCCAGGCGATCGACCGGGACGGCTGGCTGCACACCGGCGATCTCGGCCGGATGGACGCGCGCGGCTATCTCAGCGTCACCGGGCGGGTGAAGGAGATGATCATCCGAGGCGGTGAAAACCTGTTCCCGGCCGAGATCGAGAACGCGCTTCTGGAGCACGCCGACATCGGCGAGGTCGCTGCGGTGGGCGTGCCGGATCCGGTGTACGGCGAGCAGGTCGCCTGTTTCATGCGCGCCAGCGGGGAGCGCAGGCCGGAGGCCCGGGAACTGAAGGCCTTCATCCGCGAGCGCCTGTCGCCGCAGAAGACCCCGCACTACTGGATCTGGGTCGAAGCCTGGCCCCTGACCGGCTCAGGCAAGATCCAGAAGTTCGTGCTCGCCGAGCAGTTCGGCCGCGGCGAGCACGAAACCTTCCAGGCCTGA
- a CDS encoding TetR/AcrR family transcriptional regulator, whose protein sequence is MVDAEQNSLRKPRADSLRNREQLLAAAKAVFTEAGAEAPLEEIARRAGLGVGTLYRHFPTRDAVLTAVYQREVEQLCAAADDLLASRPAFVALEAWLNLLVDYMATKRVVAPALRAGAGPQVYAASGPAITGALQRLIAAARASGAVREDLTIDDLNRLMIGFSHGYDQPGWEASARRLIKIIVAGMGAA, encoded by the coding sequence ATGGTGGACGCCGAGCAAAATTCTTTGCGCAAGCCGCGGGCCGACAGCCTGCGCAATCGCGAACAACTCCTGGCGGCGGCCAAGGCTGTGTTCACCGAGGCCGGGGCCGAGGCGCCGCTGGAGGAGATCGCGCGGCGGGCGGGGCTGGGCGTCGGCACCCTCTATCGGCACTTTCCGACCCGCGATGCAGTGCTGACCGCGGTCTATCAGCGGGAGGTCGAGCAGCTCTGCGCCGCCGCCGACGACCTGCTGGCGTCCCGGCCGGCGTTTGTGGCGCTGGAGGCTTGGCTGAATCTGCTGGTTGACTACATGGCGACGAAACGCGTGGTGGCGCCGGCGTTGCGGGCGGGGGCGGGGCCTCAGGTCTATGCCGCGTCGGGGCCGGCCATCACCGGGGCGCTGCAACGCCTGATCGCGGCGGCCAGGGCCTCGGGCGCCGTGCGCGAGGACCTGACCATCGACGATCTCAACCGGCTGATGATCGGCTTCAGCCACGGCTACGACCAGCCGGGCTGGGAGGCCAGCGCCCGGCGGCTAATCAAGATCATCGTCGCCGGGATGGGCGCCGCCTGA
- a CDS encoding carnitine 3-dehydrogenase, with protein MSATHQVRKAGVVGGGVIGAGWAARLLLNGIDVALFDPDPEIERKMGLVLDNARRAMARLLPGALPPEGNLSFAASVAEAVTGADFVQESLPEREDLKIRVLADIDRATRPEVLIGSSTSGLLPTRLQSEMAHPERFVVGHPFNPVYLLPLVEICGGEKTSDEAKERAAVFYRAIGMRPLHVRKEIDGFIADRLLEAVWREALWLVNDGIATTEEIDDAIRFGAGLRWSFMGTFLIYRMAGGEAGMRHFLSQFGPALKLPWTKLEAPELTDELADRIAAQSDDQAHGVSIRELEKRRDDCLIQVLSALRRADYGAGETLRLYGEGLAAAKASTPAKVDETQALALHTATVLPDWIDYNGHMTESRYLQVFGDATDAVLAYFGAGPAYVAQGRSYFTVETHIRHLGECREGEPLKAVSQVLGADAKRLHLFHSLYQAETGHLLATGEHMLVHVDAEARRSVPAEGEVLAAVTRLAAAQSGLSPPDGAGRQIAMPAPK; from the coding sequence ATGAGCGCAACGCATCAAGTACGAAAGGCCGGGGTGGTCGGCGGCGGTGTGATCGGCGCCGGCTGGGCCGCCCGCCTGCTCTTGAACGGCATCGACGTGGCCCTGTTCGATCCGGACCCCGAGATCGAACGCAAGATGGGCCTGGTCCTCGACAACGCCCGCCGGGCCATGGCGCGCCTGCTGCCCGGCGCCCTGCCCCCCGAGGGCAATCTGTCCTTCGCCGCCTCGGTCGCCGAGGCGGTCACAGGCGCCGACTTCGTGCAGGAGAGCCTACCCGAGCGCGAGGACCTGAAGATCCGCGTCCTGGCCGACATCGACCGGGCGACGCGACCGGAGGTCCTGATCGGCTCCTCCACCTCGGGCCTTCTGCCCACCCGCCTTCAGTCGGAAATGGCCCACCCCGAGCGCTTCGTCGTCGGCCACCCGTTCAACCCCGTGTACCTCTTGCCGCTGGTGGAGATTTGCGGCGGCGAGAAGACCTCGGACGAAGCCAAAGAGCGCGCGGCGGTCTTCTACCGCGCCATCGGCATGAGACCGCTGCACGTACGCAAGGAGATCGACGGCTTCATCGCCGATCGCCTCTTGGAAGCCGTCTGGCGCGAGGCCCTGTGGCTGGTCAATGACGGCATCGCCACCACCGAAGAGATCGACGACGCCATCCGCTTCGGCGCGGGGCTCAGATGGTCGTTCATGGGCACCTTCCTGATCTACCGCATGGCCGGGGGCGAGGCGGGCATGCGCCACTTCCTCAGCCAGTTCGGCCCGGCCCTGAAGCTGCCCTGGACCAAGCTGGAAGCCCCCGAGCTGACCGACGAATTGGCCGACCGCATCGCCGCCCAGTCCGACGACCAGGCCCACGGCGTCTCGATCCGCGAGCTGGAAAAGCGCCGCGACGACTGCCTGATCCAGGTGCTGTCGGCCCTGCGCCGGGCCGACTACGGCGCCGGCGAGACGCTGCGCCTCTATGGCGAGGGCCTGGCCGCGGCCAAGGCGTCCACGCCGGCCAAGGTCGATGAGACCCAAGCTCTGGCCCTGCACACCGCGACCGTCCTGCCCGACTGGATCGACTACAACGGCCACATGACCGAGAGCCGATACCTGCAGGTGTTCGGCGACGCCACCGACGCGGTCCTGGCCTATTTCGGCGCCGGCCCGGCCTATGTCGCCCAGGGTCGCAGCTACTTCACGGTCGAGACGCACATCCGCCACCTCGGTGAATGCCGTGAGGGCGAGCCGCTGAAGGCCGTCAGCCAGGTGCTGGGCGCCGACGCCAAGCGCCTGCACCTGTTCCACTCGCTCTACCAGGCCGAGACCGGCCACCTCCTGGCCACCGGCGAGCACATGCTTGTGCACGTGGACGCCGAGGCCCGCCGCTCGGTCCCGGCCGAGGGCGAGGTGCTGGCGGCCGTGACCCGCCTCGCCGCCGCCCAGTCCGGGCTTTCGCCGCCTGACGGCGCGGGCCGCCAGATCGCCATGCCCGCCCCGAAATAG
- a CDS encoding glycoside hydrolase family 16 protein: MTQLDRSRLGHLTFSAPGHGGDWSRWARRWPWGGQGKGAWTIGDDGSLCAYAPSQVTTQKGVLCLTARPSEAKDGDAAWDMPYVSGLISSFPFFKQTYGYFEVRAQFPRGRGLHPGIALYRNPNPAIEDEIDVIETIGDDTRGAFLTLHFGSGAKDYVSQTARVFDAGAGMTTHGLLWTDKTISWFQNDQLVASTPTHAAQHAPMSLIINLGVGGNWAGAPDPRAFPARLLVEGVKAYALKA, encoded by the coding sequence ATGACGCAACTCGACCGATCGCGACTGGGCCATCTGACGTTTTCCGCGCCGGGTCATGGCGGCGACTGGAGCCGGTGGGCGCGCCGCTGGCCCTGGGGCGGCCAGGGCAAGGGGGCCTGGACGATCGGCGACGACGGCTCGCTCTGCGCCTATGCGCCCAGCCAGGTGACCACGCAGAAGGGCGTCCTCTGCCTGACCGCCCGGCCCAGCGAAGCCAAGGACGGGGATGCGGCCTGGGACATGCCCTATGTCAGCGGCCTGATCTCGTCTTTCCCGTTCTTCAAGCAGACCTACGGCTATTTCGAGGTGCGCGCCCAGTTCCCGCGCGGCCGCGGCCTGCATCCCGGCATCGCGCTCTATCGCAATCCCAATCCGGCGATCGAGGACGAGATCGACGTGATCGAGACCATCGGCGACGACACCCGCGGCGCCTTTTTGACCCTGCACTTCGGTAGCGGCGCCAAGGACTATGTCAGCCAGACCGCGCGCGTGTTCGACGCCGGGGCCGGCATGACCACCCACGGCCTCTTATGGACCGACAAGACCATCAGCTGGTTTCAGAACGATCAGTTGGTCGCCTCGACCCCGACCCACGCAGCGCAGCACGCGCCGATGAGCCTGATCATAAACCTGGGCGTCGGCGGCAATTGGGCCGGCGCGCCCGACCCGCGGGCGTTTCCGGCGCGGCTGTTGGTCGAGGGCGTGAAGGCCTACGCCCTGAAGGCTTAA
- a CDS encoding chemotaxis protein CheW, whose product MKPAGEGVRQLISFCVGEQEFCVDVTTVREIRGWTPATPIPQSPDYLRGVINLRGAIMPVVDLRNRLGYGRTEPEARHVIIVVECADRLAGVLVDAVCDTMTVDEAQIQAAPQTGHPDQAFVRGIIPMENRLITYLSMEDIFPRRLGDAAADLMAQAGVDQAA is encoded by the coding sequence ATGAAGCCAGCAGGCGAAGGCGTTCGACAATTGATCTCGTTCTGCGTGGGCGAGCAGGAATTCTGCGTCGACGTGACCACCGTGCGCGAGATCCGCGGCTGGACCCCCGCAACGCCCATTCCGCAATCCCCGGACTATCTGCGCGGGGTGATCAACCTGCGTGGGGCGATCATGCCGGTGGTCGATCTGCGCAATCGCCTGGGCTATGGCCGCACCGAGCCGGAGGCGCGCCATGTGATCATTGTCGTTGAATGCGCGGATCGCCTGGCGGGCGTCCTGGTGGACGCGGTCTGCGACACCATGACGGTCGATGAGGCCCAGATCCAGGCCGCCCCCCAGACCGGCCATCCGGACCAGGCCTTCGTGCGCGGCATCATCCCGATGGAAAACCGCCTGATCACCTATCTGTCGATGGAAGACATCTTCCCCCGCCGCCTCGGCGACGCCGCCGCCGACTTGATGGCCCAGGCTGGGGTCGACCAGGCGGCCTGA
- a CDS encoding SDR family NAD(P)-dependent oxidoreductase — MSGPFGFNSTTDDVLDGADLSGKRILVTGVSAGLGVETARALAAHGAHVVGAARDLDKARGATEQVRAQAANGGGLELIELDLANLASVRACADALVKAGKPFDVVIDNAGVMATPFGHTADGFETQFGTNHLGHFVLVNRIAGLLRSGSRVVSLASSGHRFSDVNLDDPGFERTEYTPFGAYGRSKTANVLFAVEFDRRHKAAGIRATAVHPGGIQTELGRHMTPETIKALLDSMPAGENAFTWKTIPQGAATSVWAAVVAEADAVGGRYCEDCHVAEVVDSDNLARAGVRPYALDPANAAALWAKSEELVGERF, encoded by the coding sequence ATGAGCGGACCCTTCGGCTTCAACTCGACCACCGACGACGTGCTGGATGGCGCCGATCTCTCCGGCAAGCGCATCCTGGTCACCGGCGTCTCGGCCGGCCTCGGCGTGGAGACGGCCCGGGCCCTGGCGGCCCATGGCGCGCATGTAGTCGGCGCCGCCCGCGACCTGGACAAGGCTCGCGGCGCCACCGAACAAGTGCGCGCCCAGGCCGCCAACGGCGGCGGGCTCGAACTGATCGAACTGGACCTAGCCAACCTCGCCAGCGTTCGGGCCTGCGCCGATGCCCTGGTCAAGGCCGGCAAGCCCTTCGACGTGGTCATCGACAACGCCGGGGTCATGGCCACCCCATTCGGCCACACCGCCGACGGGTTCGAGACCCAGTTCGGCACCAACCACCTGGGCCATTTCGTGCTGGTCAACCGCATCGCCGGCCTCTTGAGGTCCGGTTCGCGCGTGGTGTCCCTCGCCTCCTCCGGCCACCGCTTCTCCGATGTGAACCTGGACGACCCCGGCTTCGAGCGCACCGAATACACCCCCTTCGGCGCCTATGGCCGCTCCAAGACCGCCAATGTGCTGTTCGCGGTGGAATTCGACCGCCGCCACAAGGCCGCAGGTATCCGCGCCACCGCCGTCCATCCCGGCGGCATCCAGACCGAGCTTGGCCGGCACATGACGCCGGAGACCATCAAGGCGCTGCTCGACTCCATGCCCGCCGGCGAGAACGCCTTCACCTGGAAGACCATTCCCCAAGGCGCGGCGACTTCGGTCTGGGCCGCCGTCGTAGCTGAGGCCGACGCCGTCGGCGGACGCTACTGCGAGGATTGCCACGTCGCCGAAGTGGTCGATTCCGACAACCTGGCCCGCGCCGGCGTCCGCCCCTACGCCCTCGACCCCGCCAACGCTGCCGCCCTCTGGGCCAAGAGCGAGGAACTGGTGGGCGAGCGGTTCTGA